Proteins from a genomic interval of Amycolatopsis sp. cg13:
- a CDS encoding DUF485 domain-containing protein — MSAGDPSGAPPDTIWEQAHDSAEFRELRGRLRRFVFPMAGLFLAWYLLYVLLADYAHGFMSTKITGNFTVGLLFGLLQFVSTFLITWLYVRYANKKLDPLAERIKDDIENPAKEGA; from the coding sequence ATGAGCGCAGGCGACCCGTCCGGCGCGCCGCCGGACACGATCTGGGAGCAGGCGCACGACAGCGCCGAGTTCCGCGAACTCCGCGGCCGGCTGCGCCGGTTCGTGTTCCCGATGGCCGGACTGTTCCTCGCCTGGTACCTGCTCTACGTCCTGCTCGCCGACTACGCGCACGGGTTCATGAGCACGAAGATCACCGGCAACTTCACCGTCGGCCTGCTCTTCGGGCTGCTGCAGTTCGTCTCCACGTTCCTCATCACGTGGCTGTACGTGCGCTACGCCAACAAGAAGCTCGACCCGCTGGCCGAGCGGATCAAGGACGACATCGAGAATCCGGCTAAGGAGGGCGCGTGA
- a CDS encoding isocitrate lyase/phosphoenolpyruvate mutase family protein, producing MSAEKLRALHVPGKPLILPNAWDADTAQAVEAAGFPIVATSSAAVAAALGQSDHEGGSADEMLAAAKRIVDAVSVPVTVDAEAGYGLAPADLAARLKEIGAVGCNIEDTDHGKGSQRPAAEQAEWLAGLRRAAGDGLVVNARVDSFLGAPDEQAVLDDAVARGRAYLEAGADCVYPILVRSPEVLAEFVRQVGGPVNASALPGGPGLAGLAELGVARISLGAGLWRYLRGVLESTLGGIAQGKLPY from the coding sequence GTGAGCGCCGAGAAGCTGCGGGCGTTGCATGTTCCCGGGAAGCCGTTGATCCTGCCTAACGCTTGGGACGCGGATACCGCGCAGGCGGTGGAAGCGGCCGGATTCCCCATCGTGGCAACGAGTTCCGCGGCGGTCGCGGCGGCGCTCGGGCAGTCGGACCACGAGGGCGGGTCCGCGGACGAGATGCTCGCGGCGGCCAAGCGGATCGTGGATGCGGTGTCGGTGCCGGTGACGGTCGATGCCGAGGCTGGATATGGCTTGGCGCCAGCCGATCTTGCTGCCCGGCTGAAGGAAATCGGTGCGGTCGGCTGCAATATCGAGGACACCGATCACGGCAAGGGCAGTCAGCGACCGGCGGCGGAACAGGCGGAGTGGCTCGCTGGGCTGCGCCGGGCGGCCGGTGACGGGCTCGTCGTCAACGCGCGGGTGGATTCGTTCCTCGGCGCACCGGACGAGCAGGCGGTGCTCGACGACGCGGTGGCTCGCGGGCGCGCGTACCTTGAGGCCGGCGCGGATTGTGTGTACCCGATTCTCGTGCGTTCGCCGGAAGTGCTGGCCGAATTCGTCCGTCAGGTGGGCGGTCCGGTCAACGCTTCGGCGCTTCCCGGTGGTCCGGGTCTGGCCGGGCTTGCCGAACTGGGGGTAGCCCGGATTTCCCTGGGGGCCGGGTTGTGGCGGTATCTGCGCGGAGTGCTGGAAAGCACGCTCGGCGGGATCGCGCAGGGGAAGCTGCCGTATTGA
- a CDS encoding cation acetate symporter — translation MSTLAASVEGSSPTLNITIFALFVVITLVIVFRASRNTKTASDYYAAGRAFTGPQNGIAISGDYLSAASFLGIAGAIAVYGYDGFLYSIGFLVAWLVALLLVAELLRNTGKFTMGDVLAFRMRQRPVRAAAAVSTLVVSFFYLLAQMAGAGGLVALLLGIEGKAAQSLVIAVVGVIMIAYVLIGGMKGTTWVQIIKAALLIVGALAMTLWVLGKYGFNFSALLQGAVDKAGHAGEALLGPGKQYGTNGTTKLDFFSLGIALVLGTAGLPHVLMRFYTVPTAREARRSVVWAIVLIGVFYLFTLVLGYGAGALVGPDAIKKAPGGVNSAAPLLALNLGGPVLLGLISAIAFATILAVVAGLTITASASFAHDVYANVLKKGKANTGSEVRVARITAVVIGIVAILGGILANGQNVAFLVALAFAVAASANLPTILYSLFWKRFNTQGALWSIYGGLIVTIVLIVFSPAVSGKPVDPKTGKSASMLQGVDFHWFPLDNPGLVSIPIAFVLGWLGTILSKEHDKAKYAEMEVRALTGAGAEKAVQH, via the coding sequence GTGAGCACGCTCGCGGCGAGCGTCGAGGGCAGCAGCCCGACGCTCAACATCACGATCTTCGCGCTGTTCGTGGTCATCACCCTGGTGATCGTGTTCCGCGCGAGCCGCAACACGAAGACCGCGTCCGACTACTACGCGGCCGGCCGCGCGTTCACCGGCCCGCAGAACGGCATCGCGATCTCCGGCGACTACCTCTCGGCGGCGTCGTTCCTCGGCATCGCCGGCGCCATCGCGGTGTACGGCTACGACGGGTTCCTGTACTCGATCGGCTTCCTGGTGGCGTGGCTGGTCGCGCTGCTGCTGGTGGCGGAACTGCTGCGCAACACCGGCAAGTTCACCATGGGCGACGTGCTGGCGTTCCGGATGCGGCAACGCCCGGTGCGCGCCGCGGCGGCGGTTTCGACGCTCGTGGTGTCGTTCTTCTACCTGCTGGCGCAGATGGCGGGCGCGGGCGGCCTGGTCGCGCTGCTGCTGGGCATCGAGGGCAAGGCCGCGCAGTCGCTGGTGATCGCGGTGGTCGGCGTGATCATGATCGCCTACGTTCTCATCGGCGGCATGAAGGGCACGACCTGGGTCCAGATCATCAAGGCGGCGCTGCTGATCGTCGGCGCGCTGGCGATGACGCTGTGGGTGCTCGGCAAGTACGGCTTCAACTTCTCCGCGCTGCTGCAGGGCGCGGTCGACAAGGCGGGCCACGCCGGCGAAGCGCTGCTCGGGCCGGGCAAGCAGTACGGCACCAACGGCACGACGAAGCTGGACTTCTTCTCCCTCGGCATCGCGCTGGTGCTGGGCACCGCGGGCCTGCCGCACGTGCTGATGCGCTTCTACACCGTGCCGACCGCGCGCGAGGCGCGTCGTTCGGTGGTGTGGGCGATCGTGCTGATCGGCGTGTTCTACCTGTTCACCCTGGTGCTCGGCTACGGCGCGGGCGCGCTGGTCGGACCGGACGCGATCAAGAAGGCACCGGGCGGCGTGAACTCCGCGGCGCCGTTGCTCGCGCTGAACCTCGGCGGCCCGGTGCTGCTCGGGTTGATCTCGGCGATCGCGTTCGCCACGATCCTCGCCGTGGTGGCGGGTTTGACGATCACCGCGTCCGCCTCGTTCGCCCACGACGTCTACGCGAACGTGTTGAAGAAGGGCAAGGCCAACACCGGTTCGGAGGTCCGGGTCGCCCGGATCACCGCGGTGGTGATCGGCATCGTCGCGATTCTCGGCGGCATTCTGGCGAATGGGCAGAACGTCGCGTTCCTGGTGGCGCTGGCCTTCGCGGTGGCGGCTTCGGCGAACCTGCCGACGATTCTGTACTCGCTGTTCTGGAAGCGATTCAACACCCAGGGCGCGCTGTGGAGCATTTACGGCGGGCTGATCGTGACGATCGTGCTCATCGTGTTCTCGCCCGCCGTTTCCGGGAAGCCGGTCGACCCGAAGACGGGCAAGAGCGCGTCGATGCTGCAGGGCGTCGACTTCCACTGGTTCCCGCTCGACAACCCGGGCCTGGTGTCCATTCCGATCGCGTTCGTCCTCGGCTGGCTCGGCACGATCCTGTCGAAGGAACACGACAAGGCGAAGTACGCCGAAATGGAAGTACGGGCGCTCACCGGCGCTGGCGCGGAAAAGGCCGTGCAGCACTGA